TGAATTTCTTTATCTACTTTATTATCTGGTCAGACCGATTCGATTAATCACAAAACATATTTATCGATTTTTTTATAAGCCTCCAAATTTAGATTTGTCTCTATTTGTACCCACATCTCCCTTTGCCGTTGATCGAATGCTGAAACTTGCTCAAGTCGTCCCCCAAGACGTTGTTTATGATCTGGGCTGCGGAGAGGGTCGTATGGTGGTGATGGCTGCAAAGAAGTATGGCGTGCGTGGAATAGGCATAGACAAAGATCCCAAACGCATTAGAGAAGCGAAGAACAATGCACGTCGGGAAGGAGTAGAACATCTCGTTAAATTTGTGAAACAAGATGCAAAAATAGCCGATGTATCTTCCGCAACGCTTCTCATGCTCAATTTACCCTCGACTGCCTATCCCAAATTGAAACCGCTATTTGAAGAACTCAAACCAGGTACAAGAATTGTAACAAGGACCCTTTACATCAATCACTTGTCGCCTCTGAAAACAGAGACATTTAAAGATCATGAAAAATTTACCCACGTTATTTATCTTTATCAGGTTCCTGAAAAAAAGGTTGATTTGGCCTTTTAAGCGCTCCTCAGTGGAGACATTTTGGATTTCCCTTAAAGGGAAAGGAGGGGTGGTTGCTGGTCGCTTTTCGATCCGAGCAAATGCATGAGGTTCTACCGGTAACACATGGGAAAAGATACACAACCACAGCGTGGTTTTACTAAATTCAAACCTATCACGGAAGATAGGCGTTAACTCTCATCGTTTGGTTTCGTGCCTCCATCCGGAGGCATCCCCGTAGTCATATTTTCTGTCGAAGTCAATTTAATGACTTCAAGTAAGGGAGGGGTCCATGGTTTCTTACTTTGATTTTTGATATTTTTATTTTTGATCACAAAATCATTTCTCTCACAATTTCAACATCATCATTGTTCTATATGATACTTATTCTATATATTAAAATAAAGCGAAATTTTACTAAAGCTGGGTGTAAAAAATGAGTTGCGTTTTTCGTTTTGAGGAAGAGCTTCTCATCTGTTGTGCTCAAGGGAATATCTCTTCTCAAAAAAGAGAGAGAGTATTCACTTTGCTCCAAGGAAAAATCGATTGGCATTATTTCTACGAAATCATGTCTCGTCATCGATTGAAACCGATCCTCTATCAAAATTTTGATCGCTATTTTTCTCAATCCGTCTCTCAACCCTTTTTCGCTGAGCTTTATGAACAAGTTCAATCGAATCTCAGGCAATCGCTTTTAATCACCCAGTCATTGATCCAAATTTTAAATGGGTTCAAGGAAAAACGGATTTTCGCTCTTTGCTATGATGGTCCCGCATTGGCAGAGATGATTTATAAAAATTTTAGCCTGCAACACTCAACAGACTTAAATATTTTTATTCATCGATCCGATGTATTAAAGGCCCAAGCACTGTTAGAAGCTCAAGGGTACGCTCCTCGATTTAAGCCCAAGAAACAAAAAAATGATCTTATTTGCCATCGTTGTCAAGAAACTTTGACCGGCCATGGAATTTTTGTACACCTTCATTGGGCCATTGAACCTAACTCTTTCTTATTCCCAGATGAAGATACGAATCAGCGTTTATGGGAAAATCCAGAATCGGTATCTTTAGGTGGAACCCCCTTACAGACTTTCTCCCCTGAAAATTGGATTCTTATTCTTTGCCTTCATGGAGCGAAACACGGTTGGAGACAGTTGAATACAATAGGTGACATCGCAGCACTCATTGAAGTGTATCCCTGTTTAAATTGGAAGGAAGTTTTAGAAAAGGCTTGTCAACTCCACAAAAAAAGGATATTGCTTCTGGGTCTTTACTTAGCAATGAATTTATTCGAAGCCCCTATTCCCCAAGAAATCATCCAGAAAATTGAAAAAGATGTTAGAGTGAAATTTTTGGCAGAAAAGGT
This is a stretch of genomic DNA from Chlamydiota bacterium. It encodes these proteins:
- a CDS encoding nucleotidyltransferase family protein, producing MSCVFRFEEELLICCAQGNISSQKRERVFTLLQGKIDWHYFYEIMSRHRLKPILYQNFDRYFSQSVSQPFFAELYEQVQSNLRQSLLITQSLIQILNGFKEKRIFALCYDGPALAEMIYKNFSLQHSTDLNIFIHRSDVLKAQALLEAQGYAPRFKPKKQKNDLICHRCQETLTGHGIFVHLHWAIEPNSFLFPDEDTNQRLWENPESVSLGGTPLQTFSPENWILILCLHGAKHGWRQLNTIGDIAALIEVYPCLNWKEVLEKACQLHKKRILLLGLYLAMNLFEAPIPQEIIQKIEKDVRVKFLAEKVRGKLFQKRRTGSRFLDDFFFLRTLESYRDKIRFCLNYARPTPLEWRLFSVPRGLYFIYYFVRPIRLIIKYFIRLFKHPLKRDLAIFVPTSLSAVDRMLELAAIGPNDIVYDLGCGDGRMVIRAAQKCGARGIGIDIDSKLVCQAQEKAREEGVDPLVKFSRADVKKALIQDATVVMLSLPSSAYPKLKTLLQNQLRQGTRIVTRRLFMDDFPMIKQESFWDSSGIRHTLYLYHVITNHPDKSIN